One genomic window of Salvelinus alpinus chromosome 17, SLU_Salpinus.1, whole genome shotgun sequence includes the following:
- the LOC139542443 gene encoding dnaJ homolog subfamily C member 5-like isoform X1, whose product MAAHEQARQRSLSTSGESLYIVLGIDKLATPDDIKKSYRKLALKFHPDKNPDNPEASDKFKEINNAHAILNDPTKRNIYDKYGSLGLYVAEQFGEENVNTYFVLSSWWAKALFVFCGLATGCYFCCCLCCCCNCCCGKCKPRPPEGQEPDFYVSPEDLEAQMQSDEREGGGEAILVQPSATETTQLTSDGHHSSYQTDMGFN is encoded by the exons ATGGCAGCTCATGAACAGGCGAGGCAGCGCTCACTCTCCACCTCTGGTGAATCACTCTACATTGTGCTTGGCATTGACAAGCTAGCCACTCCCGACGATATCAAGAAatcctacag AAAACTTGCGTTGAAATTCCACCCTGATAAGAACCCAGATAACCCAGAAGCTTCTGACAAGTTTAAGGAGATCAACAATGCCCATGCCATTCTGAACGACCCCACCAAGCGGAACATCTATGACAAGTACGGCTCCCTGGGACTGTACGTGGCTGAGCAGTTTGGCGAGGAGAATGTGAACACCTACTTTGTTCTGTCCAGCTGGTGGGCTAAG GCGTTGTTTGTGTTCTGTGGCCTAGCCACTGGCTGCTACTTCTGCTGTTGTCTGTGTTGTTGCTGTAACTGCTGCTGTGGGAAGTGTAAACCACGGCCCCCAGAGGGCCAGGAGCCCGACTTCTATGTGTCCCCTGAGGACCTGGAGGCCCAGATGCAGTCTGACGAGAGAG agGGTGGCGGTGAAGCCATCTTGGTGCAGCCATCAGCGACAGAGACCACCCAGCTGACGTCAGATGGTCACCATTCCTCCTACCAGACCGACATGGGCTTCAACTAA
- the LOC139542443 gene encoding dnaJ homolog subfamily C member 5-like isoform X2, with translation MAAHEQARQRSLSTSGESLYIVLGIDKLATPDDIKKSYRKLALKFHPDKNPDNPEASDKFKEINNAHAILNDPTKRNIYDKYGSLGLYVAEQFGEENVNTYFVLSSWWAKALFVFCGLATGCYFCCCLCCCCNCCCGKCKPRPPEGQEPDFYVSPEDLEAQMQSDERGEIDCLL, from the exons ATGGCAGCTCATGAACAGGCGAGGCAGCGCTCACTCTCCACCTCTGGTGAATCACTCTACATTGTGCTTGGCATTGACAAGCTAGCCACTCCCGACGATATCAAGAAatcctacag AAAACTTGCGTTGAAATTCCACCCTGATAAGAACCCAGATAACCCAGAAGCTTCTGACAAGTTTAAGGAGATCAACAATGCCCATGCCATTCTGAACGACCCCACCAAGCGGAACATCTATGACAAGTACGGCTCCCTGGGACTGTACGTGGCTGAGCAGTTTGGCGAGGAGAATGTGAACACCTACTTTGTTCTGTCCAGCTGGTGGGCTAAG GCGTTGTTTGTGTTCTGTGGCCTAGCCACTGGCTGCTACTTCTGCTGTTGTCTGTGTTGTTGCTGTAACTGCTGCTGTGGGAAGTGTAAACCACGGCCCCCAGAGGGCCAGGAGCCCGACTTCTATGTGTCCCCTGAGGACCTGGAGGCCCAGATGCAGTCTGACGAGAGAGGTGAGATCGACTGCTTATTGT ag
- the LOC139542446 gene encoding glucose-induced degradation protein 8-B homolog isoform X1: MGFPQVVRDPMMSYMEKPEDITKDEWMDKLNNVQIQRADMNRLIMNYLVTEGFKEAAEKFRMESGIEPSVDLDSLDERIKIREMILKGQIQEAIALINRLHPELLDTKRYLYFHLQQQHLIELIRLRETESALEFAQTQLAEQGEESRECLTEMERTLALLAFDTPEESPFGDLLNMMQRQKVWSEVNQAVLDYENRESTPKLAKLLKLLLWAQNELDQKKVKYPKMTDLSKGIIEDPK; encoded by the exons atgggcttcccccaggtggtaagg GATCCAATGATGAGTTACATGGAAAAGCCTGAAGATATTACGAAAGACGAATGGATGGACAAACTGAACAATGTACAAATACAGAGGGCTGACATGAACCGGCTTATTATGAATTACCTGGTGACAG AGGGGTTTAAAGAGGCAGCTGAGAAGTTCCGGATGGAGTCTGGGATAGAGCCCAGTGTGGACCTGGACTCGCTGGATGAGAGGATAAAGATCAGAGAGATGATCCTAAAGGGGCAAATACAGGAGGCCATCGCACTCATCAACCGCTTACACCCAGAACTGCTTGACACCAAGCGCTACCTGTACTTTCACCTGCAG CAACAGCACTTGATTGAGTTAATCAGGCTGCGGGAGACGGAGTCTGCGTTGGAGTTTGCCCAGACACAGCTGGCAGagcagggggaggagagcagggagtgcttgacagagatggagaggacgCTGGCTCTTCTTGCCTTCGATACCCCAGAGGAGTCGCCCTTTGGAGACCTGCTTAACATGATGCAGCGACAGAAG GTGTGGAGTGAGGTGAACCAGGCTGTGTTGGACTATGAGAACAGGGAGTCAACGCCCAAGCTGGCCAAGCTACTCAAGCTGCTGTTATGGGCTCAGAACGAGCTGGACCAGAAGAAAGtaaaataccccaaaatgacagaCCTCAGCAAAGGCATTATTGAGGATCCCAAGTGA
- the LOC139542446 gene encoding glucose-induced degradation protein 8-B homolog isoform X2 gives MMSYMEKPEDITKDEWMDKLNNVQIQRADMNRLIMNYLVTEGFKEAAEKFRMESGIEPSVDLDSLDERIKIREMILKGQIQEAIALINRLHPELLDTKRYLYFHLQQQHLIELIRLRETESALEFAQTQLAEQGEESRECLTEMERTLALLAFDTPEESPFGDLLNMMQRQKVWSEVNQAVLDYENRESTPKLAKLLKLLLWAQNELDQKKVKYPKMTDLSKGIIEDPK, from the exons ATGATGAGTTACATGGAAAAGCCTGAAGATATTACGAAAGACGAATGGATGGACAAACTGAACAATGTACAAATACAGAGGGCTGACATGAACCGGCTTATTATGAATTACCTGGTGACAG AGGGGTTTAAAGAGGCAGCTGAGAAGTTCCGGATGGAGTCTGGGATAGAGCCCAGTGTGGACCTGGACTCGCTGGATGAGAGGATAAAGATCAGAGAGATGATCCTAAAGGGGCAAATACAGGAGGCCATCGCACTCATCAACCGCTTACACCCAGAACTGCTTGACACCAAGCGCTACCTGTACTTTCACCTGCAG CAACAGCACTTGATTGAGTTAATCAGGCTGCGGGAGACGGAGTCTGCGTTGGAGTTTGCCCAGACACAGCTGGCAGagcagggggaggagagcagggagtgcttgacagagatggagaggacgCTGGCTCTTCTTGCCTTCGATACCCCAGAGGAGTCGCCCTTTGGAGACCTGCTTAACATGATGCAGCGACAGAAG GTGTGGAGTGAGGTGAACCAGGCTGTGTTGGACTATGAGAACAGGGAGTCAACGCCCAAGCTGGCCAAGCTACTCAAGCTGCTGTTATGGGCTCAGAACGAGCTGGACCAGAAGAAAGtaaaataccccaaaatgacagaCCTCAGCAAAGGCATTATTGAGGATCCCAAGTGA